Genomic segment of Mucilaginibacter sabulilitoris:
TGAGCAATATAGTCCAGGTAAATTTTTTCATGATAATTTATGTTTGGTTTATTTAACTATTACTAAATTTAGCCTTATGCCAATTAAGAATATTATACCGTATTAATATGTTACCATATTGTATAATATTAACATAACCTACTTCTATTGAGGATATTGCCCCCTATAATTGTCGCGGTTGCCCCTGTCATTAAAGCCATTTTTACTGTAGGTTTGTTTATATAACAACAGCTTTATTAAATAACTAAAATTATGATACTCAATAATAAAAATGCGATCATATACGGCGCAGGTGGTTCATTGGGTGGCGCTGTGGCCAAAGCCCTCGCCGCTTCGGGTGCCAGGGTATTTTTAACCGGGCGCAATATCGCCCCGGTACAACAAGTGGCCGACGAGATACTGGCCGCCGGGGGGAGCGCGGAAACAGCCGTTGTAGACGCACTGAACGAAGCAGCGATAAAACAGCATCTCAACAGCGTAGTGGTGCAGACCGGTACGGTTGATATCATATTCAATGCCATTGGGGTTGATGTGATACAGAATATTCCACTGGTTGACTTGCCTGTGGATGATTTTGTGCGCCCGGTAACCGTTACCCTGCAAACCCAGTTTTTAACCGCAGCAGCAGCCGGTAAGGTAATGATGAAGCAGGGATCGGGTGTCATCTTATCGCTCACGGCAACGCCCGGCGGCATAGGCTATCCGTATACAGGCGGCTTCGCGGCAGCCTGTTGCGCGCTCGAGTGTTTTT
This window contains:
- a CDS encoding SDR family NAD(P)-dependent oxidoreductase — its product is MILNNKNAIIYGAGGSLGGAVAKALAASGARVFLTGRNIAPVQQVADEILAAGGSAETAVVDALNEAAIKQHLNSVVVQTGTVDIIFNAIGVDVIQNIPLVDLPVDDFVRPVTVTLQTQFLTAAAAGKVMMKQGSGVILSLTATPGGIGYPYTGGFAAACCALECFSCNLASELGVYGVRVVNMRSGGSPDSRVFKTAIDTQPEVMAPIMQKMKNDTMLKSMPLMADIANLAVFLVSDMAAKITGVTIDITCGTTAALNYRAVANAEDSRHTI